The genome window CGTCGCCCGCTCCGACGAGAGGGGCTCCACCACCCCGCCGGCCCTCACCTTCTCGTTCGTGGGGCCGCCCAGCGGGTCGTCGGCCACCGCAGTGGCGAAGACGGCGGTGCCCGCAGAGATCCGCTTCGAGGTCGCGCGCGACCCCGCCTTCACGCAGCTGGTTCAGACGACGACCACGAAGCGCACGAACCGCGCTCTCGCGGTCAAAGGGCGTCTCGACTTCTCGAGCTTCGGCGAGTCGAGCGTCGTCTACTGGCGCGCGGTGGCCACGCGGAAAGGCGCGACGGTTGTCGGACCTACCTCGAGTTTCAGGACCGGGCCGGCCGCGGGGCTTCCAGTGCGATTCACGTTTGGCTCGTGCACCCGCTGGGACCCAACCCCGAAAAAATCCTTCGAGCACGCGCGGTTGAAGTTCCCCGACTTCTACCTGCACCAAGGGGACTTCGGGTACGTGTTCAGCAAGGTCGTCGCACAGGCGCCCGACACCTACCACGACCACTGGACGCGGATGCTGCTGGACCCCGCGCTTGCGGGCCTAACCAGAGAGGTGCCCCTGGGACTCGCCCGTGATGACGCGGAGTACGGCAACAACCGCGCCGACAGCCACACCATGCGCCGCTTCACGGTCAGAACGCACGACGACATGAACGGGAACCCGGGCCCCTACTACGAAACCCGCTACGGTGACGTGGCGGTCTTCTCGATCGACTGTCGCGGGTTCTCAACGGGGCGCGGCGTCCCGCTGGAGACCCGATCGAAGCTCGGGGATGCGCAGAAGCAGTGGCTGAAGGAGTCGATGGTCGGCGCGGTCTCCGAGGGAATGGCCCTGCTGGCGGTTTCGTCGCCGATGGCCTTCGGCTCCGACGCGAGCCCCGAGAGCTGGCGCCGCCAGTACACCTTCGAGTGGTCCGAGCTGATGGATTTCTTCCAGACGCTCGGCGCGCCCGTCTTGATCCTGTCGGGCGACGCGCACGGGCACCGGCTCCACGAGTTCCCCCAGAAGAACCTGTCGCCGGATGTCCCCCGGATCGTCGAGATGGTGTCCTCAGGAACCGAGCAGAACAAGTTCTTCGACGACATCGACCCGCGCTTTTTGATCAAGAAGGCCAAGGGCTCGGGATTCGGGCTCGTCGAGCTGGGGGCCGAGCAAGACGTCGGCGGCCAGCGCACCCGCACCCTCACGTTGACGGCGGTGAAGACCTCCGACGGGAGCCCCTACTGGACGGCGAGCTACCTAGTCGTACGCGGAGTGGGCCTCCTGCCGATAGCCGGCGGGTAGGTCCGCACAGATCAGTCCAGCGGTTCGGGCGCGTCCTCCTCGACGGGCGCGTCGATGTCCTTGGCGACGGCCTGCATCGCCGCGATCGCTACCTCGATCTGGTCCAGCGACGGTGGCTTCGTCGTGATCTTCTGCAGCGCCAGGCCCGGCAGCATCGATACGCGGAAGAACAACGAGTCCTCGTTCTTGGATCCCAACTTGATCGCCTCGTAGGAGACGCCCGCCAACACAGGAATGGCCAGGAGTCGCATCCCGATCCGCGGCAGTAGAGCCTCGGGGAGGAAGAGATCCATGATGAAGTGGGCCAGGATCGTCAGGAAGAGGACGATGAAGAGGAAATTCGTTCCGCACCGGACGTGCAGCGTCGAGTACTTCCGATCGATCTCCGCGGGGTCCAGGTCGTCGCCGTTCTCGTAGGCATAGATCGTCTTGTGCTCAGCGCCGTGGTACTGGAACACGCGTCGGATGTCTTTGAACTGCCCGATCACGAACAGGTAACCGACGAACATCGTGAGACGGACCGCGCCCTCGATCAGATTGAAGACGAGCTTCGACTCGCCGGTGAACCCCGCGACCAGCGACTGGATCAGACGCGTTCCGAACACCGGCAACACGATGAAGATGGCCGAGAACAACAGCATCGCAGTCCCCATGGTCCAGCCGAGCTGCTTGTCGCTGAGCTGCTCTTCCTCCTCGAGCGCGTGGTTCGCCGAGATCATCAGGGCCTTGATCCCGATCTGCAGCGACTCCACGAGAACCAACACACCCCGCGCGAGCGGCTTCTTCAGCCACGGATGACGCGATGCCAGGGTCGGCAGGTCGTGACGCTCGACCGCGATCGTCTGGTCGGGCCGGCGGCACGCAACCGACCACGACGCCGGCCCGCGCATCATCACGCCCTCTAGAACGGCCTGCCCTCCGATGGACGGCCGTTGGTGGTCGTGGGGTGGCGGCACTTAGCGGATCAGCTCTGGTTCGACGTCGGCTTCTTGCCGTACTTCTTCTGGAAGCGCTCGACGCGGCCCCCGGTGTCGACCAGCTTCTGCTTCCCCGTGTAGAAGGGATGGCAGTTGTTGCAGAGCTCGACGTGCAGCTCCTCCTTCACGCTGCGCGTCACGAAGGTGTTGCCGCAGGAACAAGTGACCTTCGTCTCTTTGAAGTCCGGGTGGATCCCCTGTTTCATGTCGATTCCTCT of Actinomycetota bacterium contains these proteins:
- a CDS encoding DUF1385 domain-containing protein, yielding MMRGPASWSVACRRPDQTIAVERHDLPTLASRHPWLKKPLARGVLVLVESLQIGIKALMISANHALEEEEQLSDKQLGWTMGTAMLLFSAIFIVLPVFGTRLIQSLVAGFTGESKLVFNLIEGAVRLTMFVGYLFVIGQFKDIRRVFQYHGAEHKTIYAYENGDDLDPAEIDRKYSTLHVRCGTNFLFIVLFLTILAHFIMDLFLPEALLPRIGMRLLAIPVLAGVSYEAIKLGSKNEDSLFFRVSMLPGLALQKITTKPPSLDQIEVAIAAMQAVAKDIDAPVEEDAPEPLD
- the rpmE gene encoding 50S ribosomal protein L31, whose amino-acid sequence is MKQGIHPDFKETKVTCSCGNTFVTRSVKEELHVELCNNCHPFYTGKQKLVDTGGRVERFQKKYGKKPTSNQS